A genomic stretch from Nocardia wallacei includes:
- the ilvA gene encoding threonine ammonia-lyase IlvA, giving the protein MFRVSNPLDVAEKVTGPLPELSADEIDAAAKRISDIIEPTPLQRIERLSAASGADVYVKREDLTAVRSYKLRGAYNLIVQLSETERAAGVVAASAGNHAQGVAYACKAMGIQGRIYVPTTTPKQKRDRIRAHGGPLVQLIAVGDTYDAAAAAAADDVASTGATMVAPFDDPRTAAGQGTIAAELLEQLTGTPDLVIVPVGGGGCLAGIGTYLRERSPATAILGAEPAGAASMTAALVAGGPVTLPEIDPFVDGAAVRRIGQLPYDAVSRFGGRVRSHGSLPLLTATESPRGAGSFRLMQVDEGAICTAMLELYQNEGIIAEPAGALAVAALAEIDVPPGSTVVCLVSGGNNDVSRYGEVIERSLVHRGLKHYFLVDFPQEPGALRRFLDEVLGPGDDITLFEYVKRNNRETGAALVGIELGSPDGLEPLQKRMHDSPIQCERLDPGSPAYRYLT; this is encoded by the coding sequence ATGTTTCGGGTGTCCAACCCGCTTGATGTCGCTGAAAAGGTAACCGGCCCGCTGCCCGAACTGAGCGCGGACGAGATCGATGCCGCCGCCAAGCGAATTTCCGACATCATCGAGCCGACGCCGCTGCAGCGTATCGAGCGGTTGTCGGCCGCCTCGGGTGCCGACGTCTACGTCAAGCGGGAAGACCTCACCGCGGTCCGCTCCTACAAGCTGCGCGGCGCCTACAACCTGATCGTGCAGCTGTCGGAGACCGAGCGCGCCGCCGGTGTGGTGGCGGCCAGCGCCGGGAATCACGCCCAGGGCGTCGCCTACGCCTGCAAGGCGATGGGCATCCAGGGCCGTATCTATGTGCCCACCACGACACCGAAGCAGAAGCGCGACCGCATCCGCGCGCACGGCGGCCCGCTGGTGCAGCTGATCGCCGTCGGCGACACCTACGACGCCGCGGCCGCCGCGGCCGCCGACGATGTGGCGAGCACCGGCGCGACGATGGTGGCGCCGTTCGACGACCCGCGCACCGCCGCCGGTCAGGGCACCATCGCCGCCGAACTGCTCGAACAGCTCACCGGCACACCGGATCTGGTGATCGTGCCGGTCGGTGGCGGCGGCTGCCTGGCCGGAATCGGGACGTACCTGCGCGAAAGATCGCCCGCCACAGCGATTCTCGGCGCGGAGCCGGCCGGTGCGGCATCGATGACGGCGGCCCTGGTGGCCGGCGGCCCGGTGACACTGCCGGAGATCGACCCGTTCGTCGACGGCGCGGCGGTGCGCCGCATCGGGCAGCTGCCCTACGACGCGGTGTCCAGGTTCGGCGGACGGGTCCGCTCGCACGGCTCGCTGCCGCTGCTGACCGCCACCGAATCTCCCAGGGGCGCGGGCTCTTTCCGTCTCATGCAGGTGGACGAGGGCGCCATCTGCACCGCCATGCTGGAGCTCTACCAGAACGAGGGCATCATCGCCGAGCCCGCGGGGGCGCTGGCGGTGGCCGCGCTCGCCGAGATCGACGTCCCGCCCGGGTCGACGGTGGTGTGCCTGGTGTCGGGCGGCAACAACGACGTGTCCCGATACGGCGAGGTCATCGAGCGCTCGCTGGTGCACCGGGGTCTGAAGCACTATTTCCTGGTGGACTTCCCACAGGAGCCCGGCGCGCTGCGCCGCTTCCTCGACGAGGTGCTCGGCCCCGGCGACGACATCACCCTGTTCGAATACGTCAAGCGCAACAATCGCGAGACCGGCGCGGCACTGGTGGGTATCGAACTGGGCTCCCCCGACGGACTGGAGCCGCTGCAGAAGCGCATGCACGACTCGCCCATCCAGTGTGAGCGGCTCGATCCCGGCTCCCCCGCCTACCGCTACCTCACCTGA
- a CDS encoding serine hydrolase domain-containing protein, translating into MSSVASSSDPAELPAGVAGHAAPGFEPLVRAFARFVGDRPGAGGALAVHRHGEPLVDIWTGNATPATAWTHDTGAIVFSATKGVAATVIHRLADRGLLDYAAPVAEYWPEFGAAGKDRITVRQVLTHSAGLSGLPTIATGLDDVLDHELMQQRLAAAKPDALLGIPAYHALTFGWLLAGLGRAITGRTMAELFRTEVAGPLGVDGIHLGRPPDGAPTTVASIAGSRLAVVGSPLGALVLGRAYGIPGALGAVARSLFLPGVEALLEGDEPSILGTELAAGNGVCTAEALATMYGALACDGMAGGRRYLSSETIKALQRVERYRLDRALFYLPMLWHLGYHSLPVPGGRAGFGHIGLGGSFGWAEPRLGLSVGYVHNRMTLDRFAWDQVASGWVLPLAVRGAEAAGRRAARGGRRQAA; encoded by the coding sequence GTGAGCAGCGTCGCTTCCTCTTCCGATCCCGCGGAGCTTCCCGCCGGGGTGGCCGGTCACGCCGCCCCCGGTTTCGAGCCGCTGGTGCGAGCCTTCGCGCGGTTCGTCGGTGACCGCCCCGGCGCGGGCGGAGCCCTGGCGGTGCACCGCCACGGCGAGCCGCTGGTCGACATCTGGACGGGCAACGCCACGCCCGCCACCGCCTGGACGCACGACACCGGAGCCATCGTGTTCTCCGCGACCAAGGGCGTCGCGGCCACGGTCATCCACCGGCTCGCCGACCGCGGGCTGCTCGACTACGCGGCGCCCGTCGCGGAGTACTGGCCGGAGTTCGGCGCCGCGGGTAAGGACCGGATCACGGTGCGCCAGGTGCTCACCCACAGCGCCGGGCTGTCCGGCCTGCCCACCATCGCCACGGGCCTCGACGACGTCCTCGATCACGAATTGATGCAGCAGCGCCTGGCCGCCGCGAAACCCGATGCGCTGCTGGGCATTCCGGCCTACCACGCGTTGACGTTCGGCTGGCTGCTGGCCGGGCTGGGCCGCGCGATCACCGGCCGGACCATGGCCGAGCTGTTCCGCACCGAGGTGGCCGGACCGCTCGGCGTCGACGGCATCCATCTCGGCCGCCCGCCCGACGGCGCGCCGACCACCGTCGCGTCGATCGCCGGTTCGCGGCTGGCGGTCGTCGGCTCGCCGCTGGGCGCGCTGGTGCTCGGCCGCGCCTACGGGATCCCGGGCGCGCTCGGCGCGGTGGCCCGGTCGCTGTTCCTGCCCGGCGTGGAGGCGCTGCTGGAGGGCGACGAGCCCTCGATCCTCGGCACCGAACTGGCCGCCGGCAACGGCGTGTGCACCGCCGAGGCGCTGGCCACCATGTACGGCGCGCTGGCCTGCGACGGCATGGCCGGTGGCCGCCGGTACCTCTCGTCGGAGACGATCAAGGCGCTGCAGCGGGTCGAGCGCTACCGGCTCGACCGCGCGCTGTTCTATCTGCCGATGCTGTGGCACCTGGGCTATCACTCGCTGCCCGTCCCGGGCGGACGCGCGGGATTCGGCCATATCGGACTCGGTGGTTCGTTCGGCTGGGCCGAACCGCGCCTCGGTCTGTCGGTCGGCTACGTCCACAACCGCATGACCTTGGACAGGTTCGCCTGGGACCAGGTCGCCTCGGGCTGGGTGCTGCCGCTCGCGGTGCGCGGCGCCGAGGCCGCGGGGCGGCGCGCGGCCCGAGGCGGTCGCAGGCAGGCGGCGTAG
- a CDS encoding alpha/beta hydrolase family protein produces MALLLLVVAMAGACSTSGTPTPAPSTADRSLAGDWHATLPVPEHPVPMGVTFGDDGDTVSVPVQGIYQRRLEQVSRVPDDVRFTIPRLPGTPTFQGRYDRAADTITGTFTQSGETLPLTFERGTVPEVPRPQEPRPPFPYRSEEVRYASGAVTIAGTLTLPATPGPYPAVVLISGSGPQDRNEELLGHKPFLLLADSLTRAGYAVLRTDDRGVGGTGGDLHRASYHDLADDVVAGLDQLRGRADIDENRIGLLGHSEGGYLAPLVAARPGAGVAFVIMMAGPAAGGAEVLMEQNRISLAAEDASAEEISDRIAFVSTLTTLSRTGDIEQVRRYLTDRNAQRSPDQRLSPAQVDEFTSVYFTSFVSYDPAPALSALRIPVLACYGGKDWQVPPAQSEPLARRYLAAAPDADIHVFDGLNHLMQPAETGSPAEYPAIETTIAPEVLDYIGNWLAQRVTPAR; encoded by the coding sequence TTGGCATTGCTGCTGCTCGTCGTCGCGATGGCCGGGGCGTGCTCGACCTCGGGAACGCCGACCCCCGCACCGAGCACGGCGGACCGGTCGCTGGCCGGTGATTGGCACGCGACGCTGCCCGTCCCGGAACACCCGGTACCGATGGGGGTGACCTTCGGCGACGACGGCGACACCGTCTCGGTGCCGGTGCAGGGCATCTACCAGCGGCGTCTCGAACAGGTGTCGCGGGTGCCGGACGATGTCCGCTTCACCATTCCGCGATTGCCGGGCACGCCCACTTTCCAGGGGCGATACGACCGCGCCGCCGACACGATCACCGGGACGTTCACCCAGTCCGGCGAGACGCTGCCGCTGACCTTCGAGCGTGGGACCGTTCCCGAGGTGCCGCGCCCGCAGGAGCCGCGCCCGCCGTTCCCGTACCGGTCCGAGGAGGTTCGCTACGCCAGTGGCGCGGTGACGATCGCGGGCACCCTGACCCTGCCCGCGACCCCGGGCCCGTATCCGGCCGTCGTGCTGATCAGCGGCAGCGGGCCGCAGGACCGCAACGAGGAGTTGCTCGGGCACAAGCCGTTCCTGCTGCTCGCCGACAGTCTCACCCGCGCGGGGTACGCCGTGCTGCGCACCGACGACCGCGGGGTCGGCGGCACCGGCGGGGATCTCCACCGGGCCAGCTACCACGATCTGGCCGACGATGTCGTGGCCGGGCTGGATCAGCTGCGCGGCCGGGCCGATATCGACGAGAACCGGATCGGGTTGCTCGGGCACAGCGAGGGCGGATATCTCGCGCCGCTGGTGGCCGCCCGGCCGGGCGCCGGTGTCGCGTTCGTGATCATGATGGCCGGTCCGGCCGCGGGCGGCGCCGAGGTCCTGATGGAACAGAACCGGATCAGTCTGGCCGCCGAGGACGCCTCGGCCGAGGAGATCAGCGACCGGATCGCGTTCGTCAGCACGCTCACCACGCTCTCGCGCACCGGCGACATCGAGCAGGTGCGCCGCTACCTCACCGACCGCAACGCGCAGCGGTCCCCGGACCAGCGGCTGTCCCCGGCCCAGGTCGACGAGTTCACCAGCGTGTACTTCACCTCGTTCGTCTCCTACGATCCGGCGCCCGCCTTGTCGGCGCTGCGGATCCCGGTGCTGGCATGCTACGGCGGCAAGGACTGGCAGGTGCCGCCGGCGCAGAGCGAGCCGCTGGCGCGACGCTATCTGGCCGCCGCTCCCGACGCCGACATCCATGTCTTCGATGGCCTCAATCACCTGATGCAACCGGCCGAAACCGGTAGTCCCGCCGAATATCCGGCCATCGAGACCACCATCGCCCCGGAAGTGCTGGACTACATCGGCAATTGGCTGGCGCAGCGGGTGACACCGGCGCGGTAG
- a CDS encoding DUF6463 family protein: MIKLAGWLITLCGLGHTLGALTQTVPHYAGDWFGWALWEEQNKDPVAMSHTTAAFWYSVFSFGPPLFLVGLIVLWLNRRRIAPPSFVAWSIVCWTVITAILSGPSPLLLLLIASVLLLAGARRAARDRSHASGFSSRPAARPTPG; the protein is encoded by the coding sequence ATGATCAAGTTGGCAGGTTGGCTCATCACTTTGTGCGGGCTCGGACACACGCTGGGTGCCCTGACGCAGACCGTTCCCCACTATGCCGGGGACTGGTTCGGGTGGGCATTGTGGGAGGAACAGAACAAAGACCCCGTGGCGATGAGCCACACAACCGCCGCGTTCTGGTATTCGGTTTTCAGTTTCGGCCCGCCACTGTTCCTGGTCGGCCTGATCGTGTTGTGGCTGAACCGCCGCCGGATCGCCCCACCGTCGTTCGTCGCGTGGAGCATTGTGTGCTGGACCGTGATCACCGCGATTCTCTCCGGACCCTCACCCCTGCTGTTGCTGCTGATCGCATCCGTCCTCCTGCTGGCCGGCGCGCGCCGCGCCGCCCGCGATCGTAGCCACGCGAGCGGCTTCTCGAGTCGGCCCGCAGCCCGGCCTACGCCTGGATGA
- a CDS encoding TetR/AcrR family transcriptional regulator, which yields MGALRTPREKWVEEGLRALAEGGVDAVRVDALAKRLGVTRGGFYGYFADRDALLAEMLDTWENQSVDREIDRVEKEGAARDMGWLVGRFLQSADDVRAVDLALRDWARRDRAIAERLRRVDNKRMRLAREMIGAYCSDPDEIEVRALLAFCLAIGNAFLAADHPGRDRAQVVTRAAELILARPGDPGQRGR from the coding sequence ATGGGCGCGTTGCGCACACCGCGTGAGAAATGGGTCGAGGAGGGCTTGCGGGCACTGGCAGAGGGCGGAGTGGATGCGGTACGTGTCGACGCCCTGGCCAAGCGGCTCGGTGTGACCAGAGGCGGCTTCTACGGCTACTTCGCCGATCGGGACGCGCTGCTGGCGGAGATGCTGGACACGTGGGAAAACCAGAGTGTCGACAGGGAGATCGATCGGGTCGAAAAGGAGGGCGCCGCGCGGGACATGGGTTGGCTGGTGGGCAGATTCCTGCAGTCGGCAGACGACGTGCGCGCGGTCGACCTCGCGCTGCGCGACTGGGCCCGGCGCGACCGGGCCATCGCCGAGCGCCTGCGCCGCGTGGACAACAAGCGCATGCGGTTGGCGCGCGAGATGATCGGCGCCTACTGCTCCGATCCAGACGAGATCGAGGTCCGCGCCCTGCTCGCCTTCTGTCTGGCAATCGGTAACGCCTTCCTCGCCGCCGACCATCCCGGTCGCGATCGCGCCCAGGTCGTTACCCGCGCTGCCGAACTCATCCTGGCCCGGCCCGGCGACCCAGGACAGCGAGGCCGCTGA